In the genome of Pseudomonas sp. HS6, one region contains:
- a CDS encoding 3-oxoacyl-ACP reductase translates to MSDRYIDFANSSIGHRLVGALGLPSPVRLERWQAGRLRPVDGALLIGGGPLAERVGAFANRLTDAIYRYGDQPSSATQWIPGHGPKLKAVIFDASDLQHTDQLKQLREFFQPLMKNLDSSAHLVILGRAPETLREPFAASAQRALEGFSRSLAKELRSGGTLQLIYVGEGAEDQLEGPLRFFLSPKSAFVSGQVIRLNPCATPVTDWTRPLAGRKALVTGAARGIGASIAETLARDGAEVILLDVPPAKTDLEALAARLGGRAITLDICAEDAAAQLIEQLPDGLDILVHNAGITRDKTLANMTPEFWDAVLAVNLNAPQVLTKALLDSGTLRNNARVILLASISGIAGNRGQTNYAASKAGLIGLAQAWAPTLLERGISINAVAPGFIETQMTAHIPFGLREAGRRMSSLGQGGLPQDVAEAVAWLAQPGTGAFTGQALRVCGQSVLGA, encoded by the coding sequence ATGTCTGACCGCTATATCGACTTCGCCAACTCGTCCATCGGCCATCGGTTGGTCGGGGCCCTCGGCCTGCCGTCGCCGGTGCGGCTGGAGCGCTGGCAGGCCGGGCGCCTTCGGCCGGTGGACGGTGCACTGCTGATCGGCGGCGGGCCGCTGGCCGAACGGGTCGGCGCCTTTGCCAACCGGCTGACTGATGCCATTTATCGCTACGGCGATCAGCCTTCGTCCGCCACGCAGTGGATTCCCGGCCATGGCCCGAAACTCAAGGCTGTAATCTTCGACGCCAGCGATTTGCAGCACACCGACCAGCTAAAACAACTGCGCGAGTTCTTCCAGCCGTTGATGAAGAACCTCGACAGCAGCGCGCACCTGGTGATCCTCGGTCGTGCCCCGGAAACCCTGCGCGAACCGTTCGCCGCCAGTGCCCAACGAGCGCTCGAAGGTTTCTCCCGTTCGCTGGCCAAGGAGCTGCGCAGCGGCGGCACCCTGCAATTGATTTACGTGGGCGAAGGCGCCGAGGATCAGCTCGAAGGGCCGCTGCGGTTTTTCCTCTCGCCGAAAAGTGCATTTGTCTCCGGGCAAGTGATTCGTCTGAATCCTTGTGCCACGCCAGTGACCGACTGGACACGTCCGCTGGCCGGGCGCAAGGCGCTGGTCACCGGCGCGGCTCGCGGCATCGGCGCCTCCATCGCCGAAACCTTGGCCCGTGACGGCGCCGAAGTGATACTGCTTGACGTGCCGCCGGCCAAGACTGATCTGGAAGCCCTGGCCGCGCGCCTCGGCGGGCGCGCCATCACCCTCGACATCTGCGCCGAAGACGCCGCCGCGCAACTGATCGAACAGCTGCCGGACGGCCTCGACATTCTGGTGCACAACGCAGGCATCACTCGCGACAAGACCCTGGCCAACATGACCCCGGAATTCTGGGACGCGGTGCTGGCAGTCAACCTCAACGCCCCGCAAGTGCTGACCAAGGCCCTGCTCGACAGCGGCACCCTGCGCAATAACGCGCGGGTGATCTTACTCGCATCGATCAGCGGCATTGCCGGCAACCGCGGGCAGACCAATTACGCGGCGAGCAAGGCCGGGCTGATCGGGCTGGCCCAGGCCTGGGCACCGACACTGCTGGAACGCGGCATCAGCATCAACGCCGTGGCGCCGGGGTTCATCGAAACCCAGATGACCGCGCACATTCCTTTTGGCCTGCGCGAAGCCGGCCGGCGCATGAGTTCGCTGGGCCAGGGCGGCTTGCCCCAGGACGTCGCCGAAGCCGTGGCCTGGCTGGCGCAACCGGGCACCGGCGCCTTCACCGGACAGGCATTGCGGGTCTGTGGACAAAGTGTTCTGGGGGCTTAG
- a CDS encoding collagen-like triple helix repeat-containing protein, whose translation MKTQVWCKSATALALILSLGLSGCSSGGGGHHSTSGSSSPDSAAAGTGGTGATGGTGDTAGTGGTGGTGSTGGTGNTGGTGGTGGNGTAGTGGTGGTGGTNPTNPTNPTNPTNPTNPTNPTNPTDPTNPTNPTTPSLVTTTLVQDVGKTVSGVGDGVSQVGDSLSTVPVVGGVVQSVANTAGNVVGTLGDGVSNGIGKLASTPNGLGVTASSVGGVVQDVGNGVSDVSGKLATATGSIPVVGGVVTKVAPLLDGVGEKVTMLGDTLSTATTTGPLGGLTTQVSQKLVPVIAMVESTTDKLGSATGLGAPLNGVIQKVGGTVDGLGDKVTGAGNGNALTNTLGGALSNVGTTVGKAGGLVANGTGGDSGGIGGGLGGTGLLQTVGGAVANVGSGLAAGNGSLNAPGNVLVSAGNTVASLNTAVGGPGTTITAPTMALANVGNVVGTGLSPVTSAATSLTQNVGNATGLGGPVAGLTAQVGGAVSNLGGTLAGSTTNPVVTAVGGTVGTVGNTVTAVGGLLNGGAGTPATNPVTTVVSNTVNAVGGVLGGATNGGTGTGLGGVLGGLTGALGGNKR comes from the coding sequence ATGAAAACTCAAGTGTGGTGCAAATCGGCAACAGCGCTGGCATTGATTCTTTCTCTCGGTCTCTCCGGTTGCAGCAGCGGTGGTGGCGGCCATCACAGTACGTCCGGCAGCTCTTCTCCAGACAGTGCCGCTGCGGGTACGGGCGGTACGGGCGCAACTGGCGGCACCGGCGATACGGCTGGCACTGGCGGGACGGGAGGCACCGGCAGCACCGGTGGGACTGGCAACACCGGTGGGACCGGAGGCACCGGCGGTAATGGTACGGCTGGCACTGGCGGAACCGGTGGCACTGGCGGCACCAACCCGACCAATCCGACCAATCCGACAAACCCGACCAATCCAACCAATCCAACCAACCCGACCAATCCAACGGATCCGACAAATCCAACCAATCCCACCACTCCTTCGCTGGTGACGACCACCCTGGTACAGGATGTTGGCAAGACCGTCAGCGGTGTGGGTGATGGTGTCAGCCAGGTTGGCGACTCCCTCAGCACGGTTCCGGTGGTGGGAGGTGTGGTGCAAAGCGTCGCCAATACCGCCGGCAATGTGGTCGGCACGCTGGGGGATGGTGTGTCCAACGGCATCGGCAAACTGGCCAGCACCCCGAATGGCCTGGGTGTGACCGCATCGTCGGTCGGCGGTGTGGTGCAGGATGTCGGCAACGGTGTGTCGGATGTCAGCGGCAAGCTGGCGACAGCCACCGGCAGTATTCCGGTGGTCGGCGGGGTCGTGACCAAAGTTGCGCCACTGCTCGACGGCGTCGGCGAGAAAGTCACCATGCTGGGCGACACCCTCAGTACCGCCACGACCACCGGACCGCTCGGCGGACTCACCACGCAGGTCAGTCAGAAACTGGTGCCGGTGATTGCGATGGTTGAAAGCACCACCGACAAACTCGGTAGCGCCACCGGTCTCGGCGCGCCCCTCAACGGCGTGATCCAGAAAGTCGGCGGTACCGTAGACGGCCTCGGTGACAAAGTGACCGGCGCTGGCAACGGTAATGCCCTGACCAACACGCTGGGCGGCGCGCTGAGTAATGTCGGCACCACGGTCGGCAAGGCCGGCGGACTGGTGGCCAACGGGACTGGCGGGGACTCGGGCGGCATCGGCGGTGGCCTCGGAGGCACCGGTCTGCTGCAAACAGTCGGCGGGGCCGTGGCCAATGTCGGTTCCGGTCTGGCGGCAGGTAATGGTTCGCTGAACGCTCCTGGCAATGTGCTGGTGTCGGCGGGCAACACTGTGGCCTCGCTCAATACTGCTGTCGGTGGTCCAGGTACAACGATCACGGCACCCACCATGGCGCTGGCCAATGTCGGCAATGTCGTCGGCACGGGCCTGAGCCCTGTGACCAGCGCAGCCACCAGCCTGACGCAAAACGTCGGCAACGCCACCGGGCTCGGTGGTCCGGTCGCCGGCCTGACAGCGCAAGTGGGCGGCGCCGTGAGTAATCTGGGTGGCACCCTCGCTGGCAGCACAACCAATCCAGTGGTCACTGCGGTCGGAGGTACTGTCGGCACGGTGGGCAACACTGTGACCGCCGTCGGTGGCCTGCTCAACGGCGGTGCCGGCACCCCCGCCACCAATCCGGTCACCACTGTGGTCAGTAACACGGTCAATGCCGTCGGCGGAGTGCTCGGTGGTGCCACCAATGGCGGCACCGGCACAGGTCTGGGCGGGGTCCTCGGCGGCCTGACCGGCGCTCTGGGCGGCAACAAACGCTGA
- a CDS encoding MaoC family dehydratase, which yields MSIDWHTLHREPSLPGLYVRAATRRKITGTHLPDSGLRCGVDVDGKRLAAYRKVCGFADDGLLPPTYPHVLAFALQMQLLTASDFPFPLLGLIHLSNRIRILRPMGGISRAQASVRVHNLQPHPKGATFELLTTLDDQLGPLWEAESQMLCRGVKLEGEALEQAWEPSLPLMQVAQWKAPADIGRQYAKVSGDYNPIHLSAASARLFGFPTAIAHGLWNKARTLAALADHLPKANLEIAVHFRKPVRLPSEVSLFASAAGSSGELRLIGAGDLEHMVGHWQPIA from the coding sequence ATGAGCATCGATTGGCACACGTTGCACCGTGAACCGAGTCTGCCGGGGCTGTATGTCCGGGCAGCGACCCGGCGCAAAATCACCGGCACCCACTTGCCCGACAGCGGCTTGCGCTGCGGGGTCGATGTCGACGGCAAACGCCTCGCGGCCTATCGCAAGGTCTGCGGTTTTGCCGATGACGGGCTGCTGCCGCCGACTTATCCACACGTCCTGGCGTTTGCGTTGCAGATGCAATTGCTCACGGCCAGCGACTTCCCTTTCCCGCTGCTGGGGCTGATTCACCTGAGCAATCGCATCCGCATTCTGCGGCCGATGGGCGGGATCAGTCGCGCGCAGGCCAGCGTTCGGGTGCATAACCTGCAACCGCATCCGAAAGGCGCGACCTTCGAACTGCTGACCACCCTCGACGATCAACTCGGTCCGCTGTGGGAAGCCGAAAGTCAGATGCTCTGTCGAGGCGTGAAGCTTGAGGGCGAAGCGCTCGAACAGGCGTGGGAACCATCGCTGCCACTGATGCAGGTGGCGCAATGGAAAGCCCCGGCGGACATCGGCCGGCAATACGCCAAAGTCTCCGGCGACTACAATCCGATCCACCTGAGCGCCGCCAGTGCCAGGCTGTTCGGTTTCCCCACTGCCATTGCCCATGGTCTGTGGAACAAGGCCCGCACATTGGCTGCACTGGCGGATCATCTGCCGAAAGCCAACCTGGAAATCGCCGTGCATTTTCGCAAACCGGTGCGCCTGCCGAGTGAGGTTTCACTGTTCGCCAGTGCGGCGGGATCCAGCGGCGAGTTGCGTCTGATCGGGGCCGGGGATCTGGAACACATGGTCGGTCACTGGCAACCGATTGCCTGA
- a CDS encoding ShlB/FhaC/HecB family hemolysin secretion/activation protein: MRVMASLLFLSLSSTALADTLPSFLNSNETIRNLPVPNLPADAYRPGAAPLQVPEPGAAAAEPLMMGTKLNLKTVQIEGGTIYPLNELAEIYKPLIGHESSLADLIEATRTITRRYQNDGYLLSYAFLPQQTFDDGAARVVLVEGYVRDVQVQGDIGRVKGLLDKLTAKIQAERPLTRKTFERYTTLMTRIPGVTIQAQVPPPGTTDGATTLVAQASRKPFTSTLSTTEDNRNGTQALLGVSSNSQTSMGEQLSLSGLFPPGDDHEHYYRLDYNQFLDDEGTQLSLSASRYRADPGTNVLLNNGLELKPHRENDRYSIGFSVPLIAASNELLTAGSRLYAVNDKTRYNVIGYPLSAEERTDIRALAFESDWRKADARQLRILSGGVYQGFDSMGAKTNNSAIDLHFFRLRLSGVQSDKFFDNWQGVLSGALYWTDDTLPDSERAVFGGQNFGRGYPDDQASGDKGWGVAYEINYSFNRDGSWVRILQPYVVLDRSRSWFNQLPVQANSLSSAAVGLRFGDAKYYNIALEAAKPMSDEALDTFNRRPRYSISFSYQL; this comes from the coding sequence ATGCGCGTTATGGCATCCCTGCTGTTCCTCAGTCTCAGTTCCACTGCCCTCGCCGACACCCTGCCCAGCTTTCTCAACAGCAATGAAACCATCCGTAACCTGCCGGTGCCGAACCTGCCCGCCGACGCCTACCGTCCGGGCGCCGCGCCGCTGCAAGTCCCGGAACCCGGTGCCGCTGCAGCCGAGCCGCTGATGATGGGCACGAAGCTCAACCTGAAAACCGTACAGATCGAAGGCGGCACGATTTACCCGCTCAACGAACTGGCAGAGATCTACAAACCCCTGATCGGCCACGAATCCAGCCTCGCCGATCTGATCGAAGCGACGCGCACTATCACCCGTCGCTACCAGAACGACGGCTACCTGCTGTCCTATGCTTTCCTGCCACAGCAGACATTCGATGACGGCGCGGCGCGGGTAGTGCTGGTGGAAGGTTACGTGCGGGATGTGCAAGTACAGGGTGATATTGGTCGAGTCAAAGGGCTGCTCGACAAACTGACGGCGAAGATCCAGGCCGAACGCCCATTGACCCGCAAGACCTTCGAGCGCTACACCACGCTGATGACGCGCATTCCCGGCGTGACGATCCAGGCCCAGGTACCACCGCCAGGCACCACCGACGGTGCAACCACACTGGTTGCCCAGGCCAGTCGCAAACCGTTCACTAGCACCCTGAGCACGACCGAAGACAATCGCAACGGCACCCAGGCCTTGCTGGGTGTCAGCAGCAATTCACAGACCTCGATGGGCGAACAGTTGAGCCTCAGCGGTCTGTTTCCGCCAGGCGATGATCACGAGCATTACTATCGACTGGACTACAACCAGTTCCTCGACGATGAAGGCACGCAACTGAGTCTGTCCGCCTCGCGCTATCGCGCCGACCCCGGCACCAATGTGCTGCTGAACAACGGTCTGGAACTAAAGCCGCACCGCGAAAACGACCGTTACTCGATCGGTTTCAGTGTGCCGCTGATTGCCGCATCGAATGAACTGCTGACGGCCGGATCGCGCCTTTACGCGGTCAACGACAAGACCCGCTACAACGTCATCGGCTACCCGCTCAGCGCCGAAGAGCGCACCGACATCCGCGCCCTCGCCTTCGAAAGCGACTGGCGCAAGGCCGACGCCCGGCAACTGCGGATTCTCAGTGGCGGGGTTTATCAAGGCTTCGACAGCATGGGCGCGAAAACCAACAACAGCGCCATCGACCTGCATTTCTTCCGTCTGCGGCTATCGGGGGTACAGAGCGACAAGTTCTTCGACAACTGGCAGGGCGTGCTATCGGGAGCGTTGTACTGGACCGACGACACCCTGCCCGACAGCGAACGTGCGGTATTCGGCGGGCAGAATTTCGGCCGCGGCTACCCCGACGACCAGGCGTCCGGCGACAAGGGCTGGGGGGTGGCTTACGAGATCAACTACAGCTTCAACCGCGACGGCAGCTGGGTGCGGATCCTGCAACCCTACGTGGTGCTCGATCGCTCGCGCAGCTGGTTCAACCAGTTGCCGGTGCAGGCAAATAGTCTGTCTTCGGCCGCAGTGGGCCTGAGGTTCGGCGATGCCAAGTACTACAACATTGCGCTGGAAGCGGCCAAGCCGATGTCGGATGAAGCACTGGATACGTTCAATCGCCGGCCGCGTTACAGCATCAGCTTCAGCTATCAGCTGTAA